One part of the Parachlamydiales bacterium genome encodes these proteins:
- a CDS encoding cytochrome c codes for MAIKIFKNTLLFTHFLCIFQAFVQGQHYDESNDRTRIPIYLMAGQNTGNIRDLKSLYVQKCSSCHSLSKSNYAKDILPSDWRDTISRMAALKNANISGTDQELIYDYLVYDSATRRKIKLDQQVLALPPAQQESEKANIIEVLRKYGQMN; via the coding sequence ATGGCTATTAAAATTTTTAAGAATACACTGCTATTTACGCATTTTCTCTGCATTTTTCAAGCATTTGTCCAAGGTCAACACTATGATGAAAGCAATGACAGAACAAGAATTCCCATTTATTTAATGGCTGGTCAGAATACAGGCAATATCAGAGACCTTAAATCTTTGTACGTTCAGAAGTGCAGCTCATGTCATTCTCTTTCTAAATCGAACTATGCAAAGGACATTTTGCCTAGCGATTGGAGGGATACTATCTCTAGAATGGCCGCTTTGAAAAATGCCAATATTTCAGGTACGGACCAAGAACTTATTTACGATTATCTTGTCTATGATTCTGCAACGAGGCGTAAAATAAAACTGGATCAGCAGGTTCTGGCACTGCCCCCCGCTCAACAAGAAAGCGAAAAAGCTAATATTATTGAAGTTTTAAGAAAATACGGACAGATGAACTAA
- a CDS encoding mobile mystery protein B — protein MPERFEFPVGATSIGDCSGLIPVWVQDLNDLNRVEAENIMNAQRKYLRGVVGDPKSWFQVKELKAIHQVMFGDVWEWAGVYRKSITSIGINPSLIPTQLAELCLEVSSWSQYPVELTILEMAARVHHRLVFIHPFENGNGRFSRLIADRFLLAFRCQYPIWPSLLNQEGVVRKDYIKTLKSADKGDYVPLVDFMKMLGASDPNLSELIKNSFYRTYIQGEKGYAIVKALLRNGSNPNDETLNGHRVLQLAVKAGLNEIVKLLVTFGADIDTKDKSGLTPFQMAVLQENITLADFFLSKGAKKQPPIGVGYEKYYKLYRE, from the coding sequence ATGCCTGAACGTTTTGAATTTCCAGTAGGAGCCACTTCAATAGGTGATTGCAGTGGGCTCATCCCTGTTTGGGTTCAGGATTTAAATGATCTCAATAGAGTGGAAGCGGAAAATATCATGAATGCACAAAGAAAATATCTGCGAGGAGTAGTTGGCGATCCAAAAAGCTGGTTTCAAGTGAAGGAATTAAAAGCCATTCATCAAGTTATGTTTGGAGATGTATGGGAGTGGGCTGGAGTATACAGAAAATCTATAACATCCATAGGTATCAATCCCAGTTTGATACCTACACAGCTTGCAGAGCTTTGTCTAGAAGTTTCCTCCTGGTCGCAATATCCTGTTGAACTTACCATTTTGGAGATGGCTGCAAGGGTTCATCATCGCTTAGTTTTTATTCATCCTTTTGAGAATGGTAATGGGCGCTTTTCGCGCTTAATCGCCGATCGTTTTCTTCTTGCTTTCAGATGTCAATATCCCATATGGCCAAGTCTTTTGAATCAAGAAGGTGTTGTACGCAAAGACTATATTAAAACACTTAAGAGCGCTGACAAAGGTGATTATGTGCCTTTAGTTGATTTTATGAAGATGCTAGGAGCGAGCGACCCGAATCTTAGCGAGCTGATTAAGAATAGCTTCTACCGAACATACATACAGGGAGAAAAGGGATATGCTATCGTGAAAGCCTTGTTAAGAAATGGAAGCAATCCAAATGATGAAACTTTAAACGGGCATAGAGTTCTACAATTAGCTGTAAAAGCTGGTTTAAATGAGATCGTTAAGCTTTTAGTAACTTTTGGCGCTGATATTGACACCAAAGATAAGAGCGGTTTGACCCCTTTTCAAATGGCGGTCTTGCAAGAAAATATAACTCTTGCTGATTTCTTTTTGTCAAAGGGAGCAAAGAAACAACCACCTATAGGCGTAGGCTATGAGAAATATTACAAATTATACCGTGAGTAA
- the pyrH gene encoding UMP kinase, with protein sequence MNSSPPQRILLKLSGETLMGSEPFGIQQDACHTLALSLAELQKQNLQIALVIGGGNIFRGIKITGKGLPRVPADYMGMLATMINGIALQEALRSIGCDAIAMSALECPKAITPYDLRKAQNFLQEGKLLIFSGGTGNPFFTTDTAAALRACEIGAHVLWKATNVDGVYPADPRTHPGLEKYSQISYSEVLAQKLQVMDATAVILCRDNGIPIDVFNKALLRDRQFLSKMAQSTLGTRIAGD encoded by the coding sequence ATGAATTCTTCACCCCCCCAACGCATCCTTTTAAAATTATCCGGCGAAACCCTTATGGGTTCAGAACCTTTCGGCATCCAACAAGACGCCTGCCACACTCTAGCCCTTTCCCTTGCAGAACTTCAAAAACAGAACCTTCAAATCGCTCTCGTCATTGGCGGCGGCAACATCTTCCGCGGTATTAAAATTACCGGTAAGGGCCTCCCCCGCGTCCCCGCAGACTATATGGGTATGCTCGCAACGATGATCAACGGCATCGCACTCCAAGAAGCTCTCCGCAGTATAGGCTGCGACGCCATCGCAATGAGCGCTCTGGAATGCCCTAAAGCTATCACCCCCTACGACCTACGAAAAGCGCAAAATTTCCTTCAAGAAGGAAAACTTCTTATATTTTCCGGCGGCACAGGCAATCCCTTCTTCACCACCGATACCGCCGCCGCCCTGCGCGCCTGTGAAATTGGTGCCCATGTCTTATGGAAAGCCACTAATGTCGACGGTGTCTATCCCGCCGATCCGCGCACTCACCCTGGTCTTGAAAAATACAGCCAAATTTCTTACTCCGAAGTCCTTGCGCAAAAACTGCAGGTCATGGATGCTACTGCTGTTATACTATGCCGCGACAACGGCATTCCTATCGACGTATTTAACAAAGCATTGCTCCGCGATCGACAGTTCCTCTCAAAAATGGCTCAAAGCACCTTAGGAACACGTATCGCCGGAGATTAA
- the frr gene encoding ribosome recycling factor, giving the protein MGIKEQTETRMLAAIEHLRNELHSIRTGRANPVMVSNVKVNIYGAEMRLHDIAGITAPEARQLLISPYDQTSTQPIAKAIQESNLGYMPHIDGHIIRINIPPMDDNLRKKMIKTCHEYTEQTLVVIRGERQAANKAIRKDKDDKKLPEDSANKLEKEVQILTDKYSKVAKELCDSKEQEVSKI; this is encoded by the coding sequence ATGGGTATTAAAGAACAAACAGAAACCCGTATGCTAGCAGCTATCGAACATCTTAGAAACGAACTGCACAGCATCCGCACCGGACGCGCTAACCCCGTCATGGTGTCCAACGTTAAGGTCAATATCTACGGCGCTGAAATGCGTCTCCATGATATCGCAGGGATTACAGCACCGGAAGCGCGCCAGCTGCTGATCTCTCCCTATGACCAGACATCCACCCAACCCATAGCAAAAGCTATTCAGGAAAGCAACCTAGGCTACATGCCGCACATCGACGGACATATTATCCGCATCAATATCCCCCCGATGGACGACAACCTGCGTAAAAAAATGATCAAAACTTGCCACGAATACACAGAGCAAACTCTTGTTGTTATCCGTGGAGAAAGACAAGCAGCAAATAAGGCCATCCGTAAAGATAAAGACGATAAAAAGCTGCCGGAAGATTCAGCAAATAAGCTGGAAAAAGAAGTTCAAATTCTTACAGATAAGTACTCTAAAGTAGCTAAAGAGCTATGTGACTCTAAAGAACAAGAAGTTTCTAAGATATAG
- a CDS encoding helix-turn-helix domain-containing protein, whose amino-acid sequence MKSYSASEKLLIEEIMQAAQKTKVAVRGLTIGALIKSIRIQLGMSQKALAKRAGVPQSTISRIEQGERDANLSTLNKILGAISCDLVIVPLLQDSVGAIRRKQARKMAEKQVRYLKGTMNLEDQQPDSRFIAELIKQEEEGLLQGPNSKLWDENA is encoded by the coding sequence ATGAAATCCTATTCTGCTTCAGAAAAGCTTCTTATTGAAGAAATTATGCAAGCTGCTCAAAAAACAAAGGTTGCAGTTAGAGGTCTTACGATTGGAGCTCTTATTAAATCTATTCGTATACAGTTAGGGATGTCGCAGAAGGCATTGGCAAAGCGAGCTGGAGTTCCCCAGTCTACAATCTCCCGCATTGAACAAGGGGAAAGAGATGCCAATCTGTCAACATTGAACAAAATTTTAGGCGCAATTTCATGTGATCTTGTGATTGTTCCTCTTCTACAAGATTCGGTAGGTGCTATTCGGCGTAAGCAAGCAAGAAAAATGGCTGAAAAGCAGGTACGCTACCTTAAAGGAACAATGAATTTAGAAGACCAACAACCTGACTCAAGGTTTATTGCAGAACTAATAAAACAAGAAGAAGAAGGGCTTCTGCAAGGACCAAATTCTAAACTATGGGATGAAAATGCCTGA
- the eno gene encoding phosphopyruvate hydratase → MSKIKSVKAIEILDSRGFPTLKVTVTTECGVSGSASVPSGASTGEFEALELRDNDAGRYRGKGVLKAVSHVNGPLAQLLVGECVLDQEKLDRLMITTDGTANKERLGANAILGASLAIARTAAHTLKTPLYRYIGGTFTSLLPCPMMNIINGGAHADNSLDFQEFMIRPVGASSFREALRMGAEIFQSLKQLLKAEGHVTAVGDEGGFAPNLPSNEAALETIIQAIEKAGYRPGNDVTLALDCAASEFFDKTSGKYIEKKKKAQGQEFQERTAAEQIAYLEDLCKKFPIDSIEDGLSEHDWAGWKLLTEKMGKKIQIVGDDIFVTNLKFLGKGIAEKCANSILIKLNQIGTLTETLEAIYIAHIHGYTTVISHRSGETEDCFIADLAVATRAGQIKTGSLSRTDRIAKYNRLLEIENELGQLAKYVDSNPAFITGNSAGGCGSNCHCK, encoded by the coding sequence ATGAGCAAAATTAAATCCGTTAAAGCCATAGAAATTCTAGATTCCCGCGGCTTCCCTACCCTCAAAGTTACCGTAACTACCGAATGCGGTGTCTCAGGTTCTGCCTCGGTTCCCTCCGGCGCCTCTACTGGAGAATTTGAAGCATTGGAGCTCCGCGACAATGACGCAGGCCGCTACAGGGGCAAAGGTGTCCTTAAAGCCGTTTCACATGTCAATGGCCCCCTCGCCCAACTTCTCGTCGGCGAATGTGTCCTCGATCAAGAGAAACTGGACCGTCTCATGATCACTACCGATGGAACCGCCAACAAGGAAAGACTAGGTGCTAACGCCATCCTCGGCGCTTCCCTAGCCATCGCACGGACAGCTGCCCATACACTCAAGACACCCCTCTACCGTTATATCGGCGGAACGTTCACCTCCCTCCTTCCTTGCCCTATGATGAACATCATCAACGGCGGTGCACACGCTGACAATAGCCTAGACTTCCAAGAATTCATGATACGCCCCGTCGGCGCATCCAGCTTCCGCGAAGCGCTGCGTATGGGGGCAGAGATCTTCCAATCGCTAAAACAACTCCTTAAAGCCGAAGGGCACGTCACCGCCGTCGGCGATGAAGGCGGCTTCGCCCCTAACCTCCCTTCGAACGAAGCAGCGCTCGAAACCATCATCCAAGCCATAGAGAAAGCCGGCTACCGCCCCGGAAACGATGTCACCTTAGCGCTTGACTGTGCTGCATCTGAGTTTTTTGACAAAACCAGCGGCAAATACATCGAAAAGAAAAAGAAAGCCCAAGGCCAGGAATTTCAAGAACGCACCGCAGCAGAACAGATTGCCTACCTCGAAGACCTCTGCAAAAAATTCCCCATCGACAGTATCGAAGATGGCCTCTCCGAACACGATTGGGCAGGATGGAAACTTCTAACAGAAAAAATGGGTAAGAAAATCCAAATCGTCGGCGACGACATCTTCGTCACCAACTTAAAATTCCTCGGCAAAGGCATCGCAGAAAAATGCGCCAATAGTATCCTTATTAAGCTGAATCAGATCGGTACCTTAACCGAAACCCTGGAAGCGATCTACATCGCCCATATCCACGGTTATACTACGGTTATTTCACACCGCTCCGGCGAAACAGAAGACTGCTTCATCGCCGACCTCGCCGTAGCTACCCGCGCCGGACAAATCAAAACAGGATCTCTCTCCCGCACTGACCGTATTGCAAAATACAACCGCCTCCTCGAAATCGAAAATGAGCTAGGCCAACTAGCAAAATACGTCGACAGCAACCCCGCCTTCATCACCGGCAACAGCGCCGGCGGCTGCGGGTCAAACTGCCATTGCAAATAG
- a CDS encoding alpha/beta hydrolase, which yields MRFLIFSICLGVFCMQDAFALSWWDMTPLEVRERINQGIMNIEAPIPTVWAIENRIIVNDSRSTPMRIYLPNKKKDLPIVLLIHGGAWVAGNLDTHDNLARYLCSQVEAVVVSVGYMNAPEGKFPLQLQQSLDALTWIISHANEFSANSSKLAVVGDSAGGNMAAALCIMVRDQQGPKIDLQVLINPAPDLRCNGTIDRQNDCLDILRWQANQYLSNSEEANNAYVSPLNASDLRNLPPTLMLLAEKDELRLDGELFAVRLKESGVPTFIHCQTGIGHLAGHGARASSQAKESLDIATTALKNAFL from the coding sequence ATGAGATTTCTCATTTTTAGTATTTGTTTAGGAGTATTTTGCATGCAGGACGCCTTTGCCCTTTCCTGGTGGGACATGACGCCATTGGAAGTTCGCGAGAGAATCAATCAGGGAATTATGAATATCGAAGCACCTATACCTACAGTTTGGGCTATAGAAAATCGAATTATAGTAAATGATTCAAGATCTACTCCAATGCGTATTTATTTACCCAATAAGAAGAAAGATCTTCCAATTGTTCTTTTAATACATGGGGGAGCTTGGGTAGCAGGTAATCTTGATACTCACGACAATTTGGCAAGGTATTTATGCTCACAAGTTGAAGCTGTCGTAGTTTCAGTAGGGTATATGAATGCGCCCGAAGGAAAATTTCCTCTGCAGCTACAGCAAAGCTTAGATGCTTTAACTTGGATAATTAGTCATGCAAATGAATTCTCAGCCAATTCCTCAAAATTAGCTGTTGTGGGTGATAGCGCAGGAGGCAATATGGCGGCTGCTCTCTGCATAATGGTAAGAGATCAGCAAGGACCGAAAATTGATTTACAAGTGCTCATCAATCCGGCTCCAGACTTGCGATGTAATGGCACAATTGATCGCCAAAACGATTGCCTAGATATATTAAGATGGCAAGCTAACCAGTATTTGTCAAATTCAGAAGAAGCTAATAATGCTTACGTTTCACCCCTTAATGCTAGTGATTTACGTAATTTACCCCCTACATTAATGTTACTTGCTGAAAAGGATGAATTAAGGCTAGATGGCGAGCTCTTCGCTGTAAGACTAAAAGAATCAGGCGTGCCTACTTTTATTCATTGTCAGACAGGAATTGGACATTTGGCCGGTCATGGAGCACGTGCTTCTTCACAAGCTAAAGAATCTCTTGATATTGCTACAACTGCTCTTAAGAACGCATTTCTATAA